From the Bombus vancouverensis nearcticus chromosome 3, iyBomVanc1_principal, whole genome shotgun sequence genome, one window contains:
- the LOC117153794 gene encoding uncharacterized protein LOC117153794 isoform X2, protein MRRNMSERYVKEILEKLEEIEKLHGKLRRLVPRVKVYESEGTKTNQFIMEKTNDNTRYFLEQNPIDLCQRLEIAREMSKDLITKVKKLCEPNTKTRKYFKKFKHYSNNKWESFKDYLSTMNASDIIFGRTSSTPIPRVSQIFGRRRSTLRDLPEQLLASFGYSRDSNSVNESIVLMHDHALGKDEPHKVQKMLIIPDQETETLRVVASARRVSVGGSDKRSS, encoded by the exons ATGAGGCGTAATATGTCCGAAAGGTATGTGAAGGAAATTTTAGAAAAGCTGgaagaaattgagaaattgcaCGGGAAGTTGCGTCGTTTGGTACCTCGAGTAAAAGTCTATGAATCGGAAGGCACAAAGACTAATCAGTTCATTATGGAAAAAACGAACGATAATACAAGATATTTTCTGGAACAAAACCCTATCGATCTCTGTCAGAGATTAGAAATTGCAAGAGAAATGTCTAAAGACTTGATAACCAAAGTAAAGAAATTATGCGAACCCAATACAAAGAccagaaaatatttcaaaaagtttAAACATTATTCTAACAACAAATGGGAAAGTTTCAAAGACTATTTGTCGACCATGAATGCATCAGACATTATCTTCg GAAGAACGTCTTCAACTCCTATTCCAAGAGTAAGCCAGATTTTTGGAAGAAGAAGATCCACACTGAGAGATCTACCAGAACAGTTATTAGCGAGTTTTGGTTATTCTCGGGATTCTAACTCTGTAAATGAGAGTATAGTGTTAATGCACGACCATGCTTTAGGTAAAGATGAACCGCATAAGGTGCAGAAAATGTTGATCATTCCAGACCAGGAAACTGAAACATTGAGGGTCGTTGCATCCGCAAGAAGAGTCTCGGTAGGAGGTAGCGATAAACGGTCTTCATAA
- the LOC117153794 gene encoding uncharacterized protein LOC117153794 isoform X1 produces the protein MRRNMSERYVKEILEKLEEIEKLHGKLRRLVPRVKVYESEGTKTNQFIMEKTNDNTRYFLEQNPIDLCQRLEIAREMSKDLITKVKKLCEPNTKTRKYFKKFKHYSNNKWESFKDYLSTMNASDIIFVSRGSQTSEANLPRMISGRTSSTPIPRVSQIFGRRRSTLRDLPEQLLASFGYSRDSNSVNESIVLMHDHALGKDEPHKVQKMLIIPDQETETLRVVASARRVSVGGSDKRSS, from the exons ATGAGGCGTAATATGTCCGAAAGGTATGTGAAGGAAATTTTAGAAAAGCTGgaagaaattgagaaattgcaCGGGAAGTTGCGTCGTTTGGTACCTCGAGTAAAAGTCTATGAATCGGAAGGCACAAAGACTAATCAGTTCATTATGGAAAAAACGAACGATAATACAAGATATTTTCTGGAACAAAACCCTATCGATCTCTGTCAGAGATTAGAAATTGCAAGAGAAATGTCTAAAGACTTGATAACCAAAGTAAAGAAATTATGCGAACCCAATACAAAGAccagaaaatatttcaaaaagtttAAACATTATTCTAACAACAAATGGGAAAGTTTCAAAGACTATTTGTCGACCATGAATGCATCAGACATTATCTTCg TAAGTAGAGGCTCTCAAACATCAGAAGCCAATTTACCTAGGATGATTTCAGGAAGAACGTCTTCAACTCCTATTCCAAGAGTAAGCCAGATTTTTGGAAGAAGAAGATCCACACTGAGAGATCTACCAGAACAGTTATTAGCGAGTTTTGGTTATTCTCGGGATTCTAACTCTGTAAATGAGAGTATAGTGTTAATGCACGACCATGCTTTAGGTAAAGATGAACCGCATAAGGTGCAGAAAATGTTGATCATTCCAGACCAGGAAACTGAAACATTGAGGGTCGTTGCATCCGCAAGAAGAGTCTCGGTAGGAGGTAGCGATAAACGGTCTTCATAA